One window of Perca flavescens isolate YP-PL-M2 chromosome 6, PFLA_1.0, whole genome shotgun sequence genomic DNA carries:
- the LOC114557865 gene encoding trace amine-associated receptor 9 gives MIESGTATMLDRTEPAHCTVCCCTLANKILMVLFMVLLIFAILFGNLVTLAVVLGTKHFHTPQGYLKASLAVADLAVGIFVVPLSVYAEVYLMVADSAPEWTSYNSQLVSFHPCNVIGPIFAGCTLVSITTIFLLTIERSIAVLRPLHKDSVITRKRTTNLIVLSWVGSFFLAVSPMVFSSEIALEYNPCSRMCNYALGTIGEFPSQAWNILLLFPMFDFTLLGGTVVINIISLSSIRQHSRRRKHLAESERQSSSKPTFSDIKAAKTIGTLTLAFTASFTPIAVFVVGNVLGNKWCNFSFFAFWILATNSCWNVIIYSVRDQKFRLCAHKLLMPFQRKKLNQSLKSLPDQRLELRTASVCHRNSLFNTHCESR, from the coding sequence ATGATTGAGTCCGGCACTGCGACCATGTTGGACCGAACTGAGCCGGCGCACTGCACCGTGTGCTGCTGTACGCTGGCCAACAAAATCCTCATGGTGCTCTTCATGGTGCTGTTGATATTCGCCATCTTGTTTGGGAACTTGGTGACTCTGGCTGTGGTTCTCGGGACGAAACACTTCCACACGCCGCAGGGTTACCTGAAGGCTTCCCTGGCTGTGGCTGACCTGGCGGTGGGGATTTTCGTGGTGCCGCTCTCCGTCTACGCCGAGGTCTACCTCATGGTGGCCGACTCGGCACCGGAGTGGACGTCCTACAACTCGCAGTTAGTGAGTTTCCACCCGTGCAACGTCATCGGCCCCATCTTTGCCGGGTGCACCTTGGTCTCAATCACGACCATTTTCCTGCTGACGATCGAGAGGAGCATCGCTGTGTTGCGCCCGCTGCACAAGGACTCTGTGATTACACGGAAAAGGACCACGAACCTCATCGTGCTCTCCTGGGTCGGGAGCTTCTTCCTGGCGGTGTCGCCGATGGTTTTCAGCAGCGAGATCGCCCTGGAGTACAACCCCTGCAGCCGGATGTGTAATTACGCGCTGGGGACAATTGGCGAGTTCCCCAGCCAAGCCTggaacatcctcctcctcttccccatGTTTGACTTCACCCTCCTCGGGGGAACGGTGGTCATTAACATCATCTCTCTGTCCAGCATCAGGCAGCACTCGAGGCGCAGGAAACATCTGGCCGAGAGCGAGCGCCAAAGCAGCAGCAAGCCTACGTTTTCTGACATCAAAGCAGCCAAAACAATTGGGACGCTGACTTTGGCGTTTACCGCCTCATTCACCCCCATCGCCGTCTTCGTGGTCGGGAACGTTTTGGGGAATAAATGGTGCAACTTTTCCTTTTTCGCCTTCTGGATTTTGGCCACCAACAGTTGCTGGAATGTCATCATTTACAGTGTGAGGGATCAGAAGTTCAGACTTTGTGCACACAAGCTCCTCATGCCTTTCCAGAGAAAAAAACTCAACCAAAGTCTAAAAAGCCTCCCGGACCAAAGACTTGAGTTGAGGACTGCATCAGTTTGTCACAGAAACTCTTTATTCAACACACATTGTGAGTCTCGTTAA